In Campylobacter suis, a genomic segment contains:
- a CDS encoding SCO family protein: MRYFFSFFIVLFVIVGSTFLLIKKDPHYFYADINGTKVGLESFDGEYKAVYFGYLYCPDVCPSTLFKVSEALKELNRSDFKLVFITIDPERDTNEELTQMAQNFYDNAIGLKIDDLENVAKNYGVKYQKIEMPDSAMRYSVAHSSSIYLLDKKGKFFAEISNLTAKNIKENIQNLIKQRP, from the coding sequence TTGAGATACTTCTTTTCATTTTTTATCGTTCTTTTTGTTATCGTAGGCTCAACTTTTTTACTTATAAAAAAAGATCCACACTATTTTTATGCCGATATAAATGGCACAAAGGTCGGACTTGAGAGCTTTGATGGCGAGTATAAAGCAGTTTATTTTGGTTATCTTTATTGTCCAGATGTTTGCCCAAGTACGCTTTTTAAGGTATCAGAAGCACTAAAAGAGTTAAATCGAAGTGATTTTAAACTGGTATTTATAACGATCGATCCTGAGCGCGACACAAACGAAGAGCTTACGCAAATGGCACAAAATTTTTATGATAATGCGATTGGTTTAAAGATAGATGACTTAGAAAATGTTGCCAAAAACTACGGGGTAAAATATCAAAAGATAGAAATGCCAGACTCTGCTATGCGCTACTCAGTTGCTCATTCAAGTTCGATTTATCTGCTTGATAAAAAAGGTAAATTCTTTGCTGAAATCTCAAATTTAACAGCAAAAAATATCAAAGAAAATATACAAAATTTAATAAAGCAACGCCCCTAA
- a CDS encoding alanine racemase translates to MAEIRLNKKNYEHNLRVISKKASGRVILVLKSNAYGHGAKLLAKTASELGFKFCAVKNEQEAYELTQYMQEILILSHIFNGSEKDDFIYAVNSLDDLKTAKSGTKIHLKIDTLMHRNGIDLSEIDTALKIIKERNLQLLGAFTHFRSADEMNADYFVQKQNFMLVKARIKEQTDSKDELVFHSHASAAFERNLSGFDDEYVRVGMAQLGYAQFDKNLELKPVLSLWARRISARTLKATQGVGYGAKFIAQKDMAVATYDIGYGGGLLRYGGQGELLLANKKPMLGKMSMDSFSCEDVGEWVCVFDDARSWAKFFNTIEYEILVKLSPFIDRKWV, encoded by the coding sequence ATGGCAGAGATTAGACTAAATAAAAAAAATTATGAACACAACCTTAGGGTTATCTCTAAAAAAGCTAGCGGGCGCGTCATACTTGTATTAAAAAGCAATGCTTACGGGCATGGGGCAAAGCTTTTGGCAAAAACAGCAAGTGAGCTTGGGTTTAAATTTTGCGCGGTAAAAAATGAGCAAGAAGCATATGAGCTTACGCAGTATATGCAAGAAATTCTTATACTTTCACACATTTTTAATGGCTCTGAAAAAGATGACTTTATCTATGCTGTAAATTCTCTTGATGACCTAAAAACTGCAAAAAGTGGCACAAAGATACACTTAAAGATAGATACTTTAATGCATAGAAATGGTATAGATTTAAGCGAGATAGACACCGCTTTAAAAATCATAAAAGAGCGAAATTTGCAGCTTCTTGGGGCTTTTACGCACTTTAGATCGGCTGATGAGATGAATGCGGATTATTTCGTGCAAAAGCAAAATTTCATGCTTGTAAAAGCACGCATAAAAGAGCAAACTGATAGTAAAGATGAGCTAGTTTTTCATTCACATGCTTCAGCTGCCTTTGAGAGAAACTTATCTGGGTTTGATGATGAATATGTGCGCGTTGGTATGGCACAGCTTGGATATGCACAGTTTGATAAAAATTTAGAGCTAAAACCAGTTCTTAGTCTTTGGGCTAGGCGTATTAGTGCACGCACGCTAAAAGCCACTCAGGGTGTGGGATATGGGGCAAAATTTATTGCACAAAAAGATATGGCTGTGGCAACCTATGACATTGGTTATGGTGGTGGACTTTTAAGGTATGGCGGGCAGGGTGAGCTACTTTTAGCAAACAAAAAGCCAATGCTAGGCAAGATGAGCATGGATAGCTTTAGTTGTGAAGATGTGGGCGAGTGGGTTTGCGTGTTTGATGATGCGCGTAGTTGGGCAAAATTTTTTAATACGATAGAGTATGAAATTTTGGTCAAACTCTCACCTTTTATAGATAGGAAATGGGTATGA
- a CDS encoding phosphatidylglycerophosphatase A codes for MQKLFLTFFGAGLSPKAPGTVGSVAAAIVGYFILKLFSATTLFLATILISLIAISVINAYEKQSGEHDNGWIVIDEVAGVWLAFVISGATEIQMLLSLVFFRIFDILKPSIIGRIDRDVKGGLGVMGDDIVAGFVAGIASSMVYGILLKFNLASF; via the coding sequence ATGCAAAAATTATTTTTAACATTTTTTGGTGCAGGACTTAGCCCAAAGGCACCAGGCACTGTTGGCTCAGTGGCTGCGGCTATCGTAGGATACTTTATACTTAAACTTTTCTCTGCAACCACCCTATTTTTAGCAACTATCCTAATCTCTCTCATCGCCATAAGTGTCATAAACGCTTATGAAAAGCAAAGTGGAGAGCATGATAATGGCTGGATAGTCATCGATGAAGTTGCTGGCGTATGGCTAGCGTTTGTCATAAGCGGAGCAACTGAGATACAAATGCTCTTATCTCTTGTCTTTTTTAGGATTTTTGATATTTTAAAGCCATCTATTATCGGTAGAATCGATAGAGATGTAAAGGGCGGGCTTGGTGTAATGGGTGATGACATCGTGGCTGGCTTTGTTGCTGGGATAGCAAGCTCAATGGTTTATGGAATTTTACTAAAATTTAACCTTGCAAGCTTTTAA
- the cmeU gene encoding CmeU family protein: MDKKEEIAKKIEEIFKARAEFFKLLDTNIPKKNGTDVFDFDSAKEINAREVYQKFYALDYSVRRLLPDVYKAYDVSFNV, encoded by the coding sequence GTGGATAAAAAAGAGGAAATAGCAAAAAAAATTGAGGAAATTTTTAAAGCAAGGGCTGAGTTTTTTAAGCTTTTGGATACAAATATCCCCAAGAAAAATGGTACGGATGTTTTTGACTTTGATAGTGCAAAAGAGATTAATGCAAGGGAAGTTTATCAGAAATTTTATGCTCTTGATTATAGCGTAAGGCGCCTTTTGCCAGATGTTTACAAGGCTTATGATGTGAGTTTTAATGTCTAA
- a CDS encoding L,D-transpeptidase family protein gives MRKIILFFTVLSCLNATDYEEIYLKNGASEVIKTIEKNILSDSFWQKKLEGKNLEYGYYDSDVLLSVVDKDNKKLEVISYSNGNTKSELKIDVIVGKSGEKLAEGDLKTPIGVYELTRRFTPSDPYLGPLAFSLSYPNLLDKHAKRNGSGIWIHGYPLNGERTDDLKTKGCVAMKNDILLDSYDKLIDHKKSLAFIYEGERPKADAAKIGKIFSSIFKWKKAWTQNDTQEYFNFYDKDFIRYDGMSLENFKNMKRMIFSRKEQKSISFSNFVITPYPNSKNEPLFRVSFYEVYDAPSTKFSGQKTLYVKLYEDGMKILVEE, from the coding sequence TTGAGAAAGATTATCTTATTTTTTACTGTCTTATCCTGTTTAAATGCAACAGATTATGAAGAAATTTATCTAAAAAATGGCGCAAGTGAAGTTATAAAAACGATAGAAAAAAACATTCTAAGCGATAGTTTTTGGCAAAAAAAACTAGAAGGTAAAAATTTAGAATACGGCTACTACGATAGTGATGTTTTGCTAAGTGTGGTTGATAAGGATAACAAAAAACTCGAAGTTATCTCCTATTCAAACGGCAACACAAAAAGTGAGCTAAAGATAGATGTAATCGTGGGAAAAAGTGGTGAAAAGTTGGCTGAAGGCGACTTAAAAACGCCTATTGGTGTATATGAGCTTACACGCCGTTTTACCCCCAGTGATCCATATTTAGGGCCACTTGCTTTTTCGCTTTCTTATCCAAATTTGCTCGATAAGCATGCCAAACGAAATGGAAGTGGTATCTGGATACACGGCTATCCGCTCAATGGCGAACGCACCGATGATCTAAAGACCAAGGGTTGTGTCGCTATGAAAAATGACATCTTGCTTGACTCGTATGATAAGTTGATTGATCATAAAAAAAGCCTTGCTTTTATATATGAGGGTGAGCGACCAAAGGCTGATGCCGCAAAGATAGGTAAAATTTTTTCTAGTATTTTTAAATGGAAAAAGGCGTGGACACAAAATGATACGCAGGAGTATTTTAACTTCTATGATAAGGACTTTATCCGTTACGATGGCATGAGTTTGGAGAATTTTAAAAATATGAAACGCATGATATTTTCACGCAAAGAACAAAAGAGTATTAGCTTTTCAAATTTTGTCATAACCCCGTACCCAAACTCTAAAAATGAGCCACTTTTTCGTGTGAGTTTTTATGAGGTTTATGATGCTCCATCAACGAAATTTAGCGGACAAAAGACACTTTATGTTAAGCTTTATGAAGATGGTATGAAAATTTTAGTTGAGGAGTAA
- a CDS encoding copper chaperone PCu(A)C has product MKKILLLSSLLALGAFASEISIEKIYAKESMKSAANGAIFMDITNNLGADIKLVSASSNVSDSVELHEHKTINGMSMMSKVDDIAIANKETVHLKPGGLHIMLMGLKKQLVNGDEIDLSLKFDTGRVINLKVDVVNHKQLFLE; this is encoded by the coding sequence ATGAAAAAAATTCTACTACTTAGTTCGCTTTTAGCACTTGGTGCTTTTGCTTCTGAGATAAGCATCGAGAAAATTTACGCAAAAGAGAGCATGAAAAGCGCTGCAAATGGTGCTATTTTCATGGATATAACAAATAACTTGGGTGCGGATATAAAGCTAGTTTCGGCAAGTTCTAATGTATCAGACAGTGTAGAGTTGCACGAGCATAAGACTATTAATGGCATGTCAATGATGTCAAAAGTAGATGACATCGCTATCGCAAACAAAGAGACTGTGCATCTAAAGCCAGGCGGTCTTCACATAATGCTTATGGGGCTTAAAAAACAGCTTGTAAATGGCGATGAGATCGATCTTAGCCTTAAATTTGATACTGGTAGAGTGATAAATTTAAAAGTTGATGTTGTAAATCACAAGCAACTCTTTTTAGAGTAA